In Candidatus Defluviilinea proxima, a single genomic region encodes these proteins:
- a CDS encoding sulfatase-like hydrolase/transferase produces the protein MKRPISRRDFLKLAGVLPAGVAASQTFTKLGMPQPLQSGQANVLVIVFDALSAYHLSMHGYPRETMPNITRLAERAVVYHNHYAGGNFTTPGTASILTGTLPWTHRAFQSNGTVSDDFITRNIFSAFKDHYGIAYTHNPWANKILSTFGSEIDELIPWYSLFLGSQDDGFIHTLFKNDDDIASLSWTRNINIKEQGTAYSLLISHLYQLLREKHIADYRKLFPRGIPSIEASQNVFTLEDAVDWTVKRLPALPQPFLGYFHFLPPHDPYRTSQEFYGRFGQDGYAPVDKPDDSVFSQKKSKAEMLKQRTEYDEFILYADKAFNDLYMKLESLGLLENTWLVLTSDHGEMFERGIVAHGTDSMYEPVIRTPLMIFEPGRKSRTDVYTNTSAIDLLPTLLHVTGQAVPEWAEGEVLAPFAESASGSERSVYTMRSTKNGKFVPLTHASVTLTKGRYKLHYYFGYSERNISELVKLFDVESDPEELVDLSSSQKAITTELLNELKIKLDTVNQPYL, from the coding sequence ATGAAACGTCCCATTTCACGCAGAGATTTTTTGAAGCTGGCTGGGGTTTTACCCGCTGGTGTTGCCGCTTCACAAACCTTTACCAAACTTGGAATGCCACAACCCCTGCAAAGCGGACAAGCGAACGTACTTGTGATCGTTTTCGATGCACTCTCCGCGTATCACCTATCCATGCACGGTTACCCACGCGAGACCATGCCTAACATTACAAGGCTGGCGGAGCGAGCTGTCGTGTATCACAACCATTATGCAGGAGGAAATTTCACGACACCCGGTACAGCATCCATTTTGACTGGGACGCTCCCATGGACACATCGCGCATTTCAATCCAATGGCACAGTGAGCGACGACTTTATCACGCGTAATATATTCAGCGCCTTCAAAGATCATTACGGGATCGCCTATACCCATAATCCATGGGCAAATAAGATCCTGAGCACGTTCGGCAGTGAAATCGATGAGTTAATCCCTTGGTACTCACTCTTTCTCGGCTCGCAAGATGATGGGTTCATTCATACTCTTTTCAAGAACGATGACGATATCGCCTCGTTAAGTTGGACGCGCAACATCAACATAAAAGAGCAAGGCACCGCCTACTCACTGTTGATATCACATCTCTATCAACTCCTGCGCGAGAAGCATATCGCGGATTACAGGAAACTATTCCCGCGTGGCATTCCGTCCATTGAAGCTTCACAGAATGTATTCACACTCGAAGATGCCGTGGATTGGACTGTCAAACGCCTGCCTGCCCTGCCCCAACCATTCCTTGGGTATTTCCATTTTCTGCCGCCGCATGATCCTTACCGAACCTCACAAGAGTTTTATGGCCGCTTCGGGCAGGATGGTTACGCACCGGTCGACAAGCCCGATGACTCTGTCTTCTCACAGAAAAAATCCAAGGCAGAGATGCTGAAACAGCGTACTGAGTACGATGAATTCATTCTGTATGCAGACAAGGCTTTCAACGATCTGTACATGAAATTGGAATCGCTTGGCTTATTGGAGAACACCTGGCTTGTGCTTACGTCTGATCATGGTGAAATGTTCGAACGTGGTATAGTAGCGCATGGCACGGACTCGATGTATGAGCCAGTCATCCGAACGCCATTAATGATCTTTGAACCGGGGCGCAAATCTCGCACAGACGTATACACGAATACCAGCGCGATAGACCTTCTACCCACCCTCCTGCATGTAACGGGGCAGGCGGTTCCGGAATGGGCCGAAGGGGAAGTATTGGCTCCTTTCGCTGAATCAGCTTCGGGGTCGGAAAGAAGCGTGTATACGATGAGATCCACAAAAAACGGGAAGTTTGTCCCCCTTACGCATGCATCCGTCACATTGACGAAAGGACGATATAAGCTACACTATTATTTTGGATACAGTGAACGCAATATATCCGAATTGGTCAAGCTGTTTGATGTAGAATCGGACCCGGAAGAATTGGTTGACCTCTCATCATCACAAAAAGCAATTACAACCGAACTTTTGAACGAATTAAAGATAAAATTAGACACTGTTAATCAGCCCTATCTATAA
- a CDS encoding sulfotransferase, whose protein sequence is MKNPLSLFSKKKQPKLPVVIVSGLPRSGTSMMMKMLVEGGLQAVTDGLRQADNDNPNGYFELEAVKEMTRGNLTWMDGANGKVVKVISSLLEYLPPQHSYKIIFMERELSEVLASQQKMLTNRNETSTVEDEEMKQQFQGHLKTVRAWLVRQPNIEVLYVNFNALMATPEPFCSRIVEFLGLPMNLEHMLSVPNKNLYRNRS, encoded by the coding sequence GTGAAAAACCCATTGTCTTTATTCAGTAAAAAGAAACAACCCAAACTACCTGTTGTCATTGTGTCGGGCCTGCCAAGGTCTGGTACTTCCATGATGATGAAGATGCTCGTGGAAGGTGGCCTGCAAGCTGTCACCGACGGCTTGCGTCAGGCCGACAACGACAACCCCAATGGATATTTCGAACTCGAAGCCGTCAAAGAGATGACGCGAGGCAACCTGACGTGGATGGATGGCGCCAATGGCAAGGTTGTCAAAGTCATCTCATCCCTGCTTGAATATTTGCCGCCACAACATTCTTATAAGATCATCTTCATGGAACGGGAACTGAGCGAAGTCCTTGCATCACAGCAGAAGATGCTCACGAACCGAAACGAAACTTCCACAGTGGAAGATGAAGAGATGAAACAACAATTTCAAGGTCACCTCAAGACAGTTAGAGCCTGGCTCGTGCGGCAACCGAATATCGAAGTGCTGTACGTCAATTTCAACGCGCTCATGGCAACCCCTGAACCCTTCTGCTCCCGTATCGTGGAGTTCCTTGGTCTGCCCATGAATCTTGAACACATGCTATCTGTGCCCAACAAGAATTTATACCGAAACCGTTCATGA
- a CDS encoding alkaline phosphatase family protein produces the protein MKTLILGFDSFNPATFEDMLGKGQMPNFEKFNQWNGYSRLDVCSPPQTEVSWTSIATGTDPGGHGIFDFVHRDPGTYMPYVSILPTRKSALGEQFVPPYTAKTFFEEASELGYPATALWWPAMFPARPELPVMTIPGLGTPDIRGQLGVGTFFTTETEEKKKVRVVKLESTGKNRYQAELPGPQVPSKTGPKFITLPLTLDIIDNNLAELSIDGKKIQLRLGKWSEIIELKFKAGLLVNVHAITQVILTNTNGVVRFYVQPLQIHPLHSTFNYTASKSFVKKLWTEVGPFLTLGWPQDTTGLEDGCINDEQFLDLCQLIFDQRIRILYHLMGDFREGVLAAIFDDLDRVQHMFFHNRQDIVRDWYQRLDRFVGDVQQKISGWDSKHRFIVMSDHGFSNFQHKVHLNRWLLNEGYLAFKNGNTSGDLTHVDWAKTRAYSVGLNSIYLNIQGREGQGIVQPDAIESTLAEIKDKLVNWKNSNGDSVVEKARLKHEVYSGPYTRLGPDLIVGYAAGYRSSAETGVGKIPEAVMEPNTDHWGADHCMDADIVPGVLFANRDLRDFGAISFRDIPFLAIGKHLDQSHVKPPSHSAGGQGQKDIEERLKGLGYL, from the coding sequence ATGAAGACTCTTATTCTGGGGTTTGATTCCTTTAACCCTGCAACGTTCGAAGATATGTTGGGCAAGGGACAAATGCCCAACTTTGAAAAGTTCAATCAGTGGAACGGATATTCCCGTTTAGATGTTTGCTCTCCCCCACAGACCGAGGTTTCATGGACGAGCATTGCCACCGGCACAGACCCGGGTGGCCACGGCATCTTCGATTTCGTTCATCGCGACCCAGGCACATATATGCCCTATGTGTCCATTTTGCCGACACGCAAAAGCGCATTGGGTGAGCAGTTCGTTCCCCCTTACACAGCCAAAACTTTTTTTGAGGAAGCCTCTGAATTAGGCTACCCCGCAACAGCGCTGTGGTGGCCGGCCATGTTCCCTGCCCGCCCTGAATTACCGGTGATGACCATCCCCGGCCTTGGCACACCCGATATCCGTGGACAACTTGGGGTGGGTACGTTCTTCACAACCGAAACCGAAGAGAAGAAAAAAGTTCGCGTTGTGAAATTAGAATCGACTGGGAAGAATCGTTATCAAGCTGAACTGCCGGGGCCGCAAGTACCGAGCAAGACGGGGCCGAAGTTCATCACTCTGCCACTCACCCTCGATATCATTGATAACAACCTCGCTGAACTCTCTATTGATGGCAAAAAGATTCAACTTCGTTTGGGCAAGTGGAGTGAGATCATTGAGTTGAAATTCAAAGCAGGGCTTCTCGTCAACGTCCATGCAATCACACAGGTCATTCTCACAAATACAAACGGCGTTGTCCGTTTTTATGTTCAACCCTTGCAGATCCATCCGCTTCATTCCACATTCAACTACACAGCATCGAAATCATTCGTCAAAAAGTTGTGGACGGAAGTCGGCCCGTTCCTTACGCTCGGCTGGCCGCAGGACACCACCGGTCTCGAAGATGGTTGTATCAACGACGAACAATTCCTAGACCTCTGCCAACTCATCTTCGATCAACGCATCCGCATTCTCTATCATCTGATGGGCGATTTTCGTGAGGGTGTACTCGCGGCCATCTTTGATGATCTCGACCGCGTGCAACACATGTTTTTCCACAACCGGCAGGATATCGTCCGCGATTGGTATCAGCGGTTGGATCGTTTCGTCGGTGATGTACAGCAGAAAATCTCAGGCTGGGATAGCAAGCATCGTTTCATCGTGATGTCGGATCATGGCTTTAGCAACTTCCAGCACAAGGTCCATTTGAATCGCTGGCTTCTCAATGAAGGTTATCTTGCATTCAAGAATGGCAACACATCGGGCGATCTCACCCATGTGGATTGGGCCAAGACCCGCGCGTATTCTGTTGGTCTCAACAGCATCTACTTGAACATTCAAGGCCGCGAGGGGCAAGGCATCGTCCAACCTGACGCGATCGAAAGTACATTGGCTGAGATCAAAGATAAATTGGTCAACTGGAAAAACTCCAATGGGGACTCAGTTGTCGAAAAAGCACGACTCAAGCACGAGGTGTACTCCGGTCCCTACACACGCCTCGGCCCCGACCTTATAGTTGGGTACGCCGCAGGATACCGTTCCTCCGCTGAGACCGGGGTCGGCAAAATTCCTGAAGCGGTCATGGAACCCAATACCGATCACTGGGGTGCCGATCACTGTATGGATGCAGATATCGTGCCCGGTGTATTGTTTGCCAACCGTGACCTGCGCGATTTTGGGGCCATCTCCTTCCGCGATATTCCCTTCCTCGCCATCGGCAAACACCTCGACCAATCCCATGTCAAACCGCCCTCGCACTCCGCCGGTGGACAAGGTCAAAAAGATATTGAGGAAAGATTGAAGGGCTTGGGATACTTGTAG
- a CDS encoding LPXTG cell wall anchor domain-containing protein, with the protein MYIDPNTGGILFQALAGALVAVSGVLFIFSRRIKEGIAKLRRRSRENKEETQE; encoded by the coding sequence ATGTATATTGACCCCAACACAGGCGGCATCCTGTTTCAGGCACTGGCCGGAGCGTTAGTAGCTGTTTCAGGTGTATTATTTATTTTTTCACGCAGAATCAAAGAAGGGATTGCCAAACTTCGCCGCCGTTCACGTGAAAACAAAGAAGAAACCCAGGAATAG
- a CDS encoding 1-acyl-sn-glycerol-3-phosphate acyltransferase has product MDSAPHSPLEPDSRDKKKFYFADTFQRRALILFARAIFYPVMKYEVSGLENFPYEGAAILAANHVTNFDVFPIQFSVPRVIFFMGKAELFKNPVMDILMRNLSSFPVNRGEKDQWAMDHALKILRHGLVLGMFPEGTRSQGAGLKVAKTGTAKLAIEAGCPIVPITVQGSDQFFKKIPHRARVHIQILPPITPNAGESPLALTDRLMFTLAKALPKEMRGVYGIVPQGFEPN; this is encoded by the coding sequence ATGGACTCAGCGCCTCATTCCCCACTTGAACCTGATTCTAGAGACAAAAAGAAATTCTATTTCGCTGACACTTTCCAGCGCCGGGCATTGATCTTGTTTGCCCGCGCTATTTTTTACCCTGTTATGAAATACGAGGTCAGCGGACTTGAAAATTTTCCTTACGAAGGGGCGGCTATTCTTGCGGCGAACCATGTAACAAATTTCGATGTGTTCCCAATACAGTTCTCTGTCCCTCGTGTGATATTTTTCATGGGGAAGGCTGAGTTGTTCAAAAATCCTGTGATGGATATTTTGATGCGGAACCTAAGCAGTTTCCCTGTCAATCGTGGAGAGAAAGATCAGTGGGCGATGGACCATGCGTTGAAAATCTTGCGTCACGGACTTGTCCTCGGCATGTTCCCAGAAGGGACGAGATCGCAAGGGGCTGGGCTAAAGGTCGCTAAAACAGGAACAGCCAAACTTGCGATTGAAGCGGGATGTCCCATTGTGCCAATAACGGTCCAAGGGTCAGACCAGTTTTTTAAGAAGATTCCACACCGGGCACGTGTCCACATTCAGATCCTGCCGCCTATTACGCCGAATGCTGGGGAGAGTCCGCTGGCGCTGACTGACCGTTTGATGTTCACTTTAGCAAAGGCTTTGCCAAAAGAAATGCGTGGCGTGTATGGCATAGTGCCACAAGGTTTTGAACCAAATTAA
- a CDS encoding TerC family protein, giving the protein MEWLSFDWVSQPEAWVALITLVVLELVLGVDNVIFISILAGKLPEAERDRARMTGISMAVITRILLLLSLSWIISLEEPFFTLPLLNVGISGHDLILLAGGLFLLWKSVHEIHDKLEGVEGHASSKVYASFWSVIIQIMLLDIVFSLDSVITAVGMANELMIMIIAVVVAAGVMIFASGPIAHFVEKHPTIKMLALSFLLLIGFTLIVEGLHQHIPKGYIYFAMGFSILVELLNLRIREKSAHPVNLRDAYIVEKAPAAAVPVQAKSVANKSKPKSKGKKR; this is encoded by the coding sequence ATGGAATGGTTGTCGTTTGATTGGGTTTCACAGCCCGAAGCTTGGGTTGCTTTGATTACCCTGGTTGTGCTTGAACTTGTGTTGGGCGTGGACAATGTGATCTTTATTTCGATCTTGGCGGGGAAACTGCCAGAAGCGGAACGTGATCGCGCTCGTATGACCGGCATTTCGATGGCGGTTATTACCCGTATTTTGTTGTTGCTTTCCCTTTCATGGATCATCAGTTTAGAAGAGCCGTTCTTTACCCTGCCTTTGCTTAACGTCGGCATCTCAGGCCACGACTTGATTCTGCTGGCGGGTGGTTTGTTCTTGTTGTGGAAGAGCGTGCATGAGATCCATGATAAGTTGGAAGGCGTGGAAGGACATGCCTCTTCCAAGGTGTATGCGTCGTTCTGGAGCGTCATCATCCAGATCATGCTGCTCGATATTGTCTTCTCGCTTGACTCAGTGATTACTGCTGTGGGTATGGCCAATGAATTGATGATCATGATCATTGCTGTGGTCGTCGCGGCTGGGGTGATGATCTTTGCTTCTGGCCCCATCGCTCATTTTGTGGAGAAACACCCCACGATTAAGATGCTGGCTTTGTCCTTCCTGTTGTTGATCGGTTTCACCCTGATCGTCGAAGGATTGCACCAACATATTCCGAAGGGATATATTTACTTCGCGATGGGCTTCTCGATCCTTGTGGAGTTGCTTAATTTGCGTATACGTGAGAAATCAGCTCATCCAGTCAACTTGCGGGATGCGTATATAGTGGAGAAGGCTCCAGCGGCGGCTGTGCCAGTGCAGGCAAAGTCGGTTGCCAATAAATCCAAGCCCAAATCGAAGGGTAAGAAGCGCTAA
- a CDS encoding LysM peptidoglycan-binding domain-containing protein, with the protein MNTKKILQSFVLMAMLFATFATTSSAYAAAGCGSSVTVVKGDTLRKIAERCGTTVSALQRANPEIGSGNLIYPGQVLQLPGTILGTDGGYFVYVVARGDSLKGLATRFGTTIDILLADNPEITNRNVIYEGQQIKVYDHSTTPPPPPPPSSGQTYYVQKGDTLRKIAAKFNTSVDAILQLNNIANPNVIYVGQAITLPAYISTYIVQKGDTLKIIANRYGTTVEKLLGLNPTIKNANVIYVGQVITLW; encoded by the coding sequence ATGAACACCAAAAAAATATTACAGTCTTTTGTTCTTATGGCAATGTTATTTGCCACGTTTGCAACTACATCCTCGGCCTATGCGGCGGCTGGATGCGGTTCCAGCGTCACCGTCGTAAAAGGCGACACGTTGCGCAAGATCGCTGAGCGTTGTGGCACGACCGTCTCGGCCCTGCAACGAGCGAATCCCGAGATCGGGTCTGGCAATCTGATCTATCCGGGACAGGTCTTGCAGTTGCCGGGTACCATTCTCGGTACCGATGGTGGATATTTCGTCTATGTTGTTGCTCGCGGTGATTCTCTTAAAGGTTTGGCAACCCGCTTTGGCACCACTATTGACATCCTGCTTGCCGACAACCCGGAGATTACAAATAGAAACGTGATCTACGAAGGACAGCAGATCAAGGTCTATGATCATTCCACTACACCCCCGCCACCACCGCCCCCTTCTTCTGGACAGACCTACTACGTGCAGAAAGGTGATACCCTGCGGAAAATCGCGGCAAAGTTCAACACATCGGTTGATGCGATCCTTCAACTCAATAATATTGCTAACCCCAATGTGATCTATGTTGGTCAGGCCATTACACTTCCGGCGTACATCTCCACCTACATCGTTCAGAAAGGCGATACGCTCAAGATCATTGCCAATCGATACGGAACGACCGTTGAGAAGTTGCTCGGGCTGAATCCCACGATCAAGAATGCGAATGTGATCTATGTCGGTCAGGTAATCACTCTTTGGTAA
- a CDS encoding cytochrome b5, with product MELRRNNGDRGSRKYIAYNGIVYDVTDCPRWRLDLHERLHFPGQDLTSELPDAPHEEDVFSRPCVKIVGKLESKVS from the coding sequence ATGGAACTGCGCCGTAATAACGGCGACCGTGGTTCTCGAAAATATATTGCCTATAATGGAATCGTCTACGATGTGACCGATTGCCCGAGATGGCGCCTTGATTTACACGAGAGACTGCACTTCCCCGGGCAAGATCTCACATCCGAGCTTCCTGATGCGCCGCATGAGGAAGATGTTTTTTCAAGACCTTGTGTGAAAATCGTTGGGAAACTGGAATCCAAAGTCTCCTGA